The window CACCGTTTGCACCGTTTGTTCCTTCACCACCAACTCCTCCTTCACCAGCGTAGTTGTCGTGGATTGTGGTGTTGGTTATATCTGTGGTTGCGTTGTTGTAGATTGCTCCACCGTTTCCACCACTACCACCAGTACCACCAAAAATTAATGCATTATATCCATGACCACCAGTTCCAGCGGTATTGGAATTGATTTCGGAGTTAGTTATGGTTAATGTTCCAGTTCCGGTGTTGTAGATTGCTCCACCGTTTCCACCACTACCACCAGTGCCAACAACAGCACCACCAGCACCAGCATTACCTGCCAAGTTGTTATGGATCAGGGTATCGGTTATGGTTATGATGGTTCCGGTGTTGTAGATTGCTCCACCGTTTCCACCGTTTCCACCGGTACCAAACAGTATACCATCGGCACCGTTACCGGCACGGTTGTTGTACAGTTCGCTACCAGTTATGATGAGTGTTCCAGTACTGTAGATAGCACCACCACTACCTCCATGGAAACCATTTGAATGGAGAAATAAAGTTCCTTCACTACCATCTCCAGCACGGTTATCATGGATCTTACAGTCAGTTATGGTTACAGTTCCGGTGTTGTAGATTGCTCCACCATCACCACCAACACCTCCATAGCTAACTGCTCCAACATCACCATCACCAGCCTGGTTGTTTCTCAGGACACAGTTTGTAAGATACAGTGTACCTTCGTTGTATATGCCCCCACCATCAGATCCATCAGGATGGAGTGTGGTTCCATCGGATGCATGACCATTTTCAAAGGTGATGTTGTAGAAGTAGACAGTGAAACCAGGGTAGATATGGATCAACCTATCATTGTCACCTTGGATAGTTGCGATGCCACCGTTTGCAACTGTGAAGATGAGGTTCTTTTTGATTTCAAAATCCTTTAAAACGAAAGTTCCCCCTGCTTCCAACTCTATTGTGTCCATTTCTGTGCTTGTACCAACAGCGGCTGCATCATAAGCTTCTTGTATTGTGTCATAATGGACAGATGGACTTCCATTGTAAGGTATTAATGTGGGGTCAGGTAATTGCGTATTATTCGTAGAATTATTGGTTAATTGTTCCACACTTGTACTATCATCAGCAGCTGAAACAGCACCTGCCAATGTCAGCGAAAACACAAGCACGAACAAAACCAGTATTATCTTTTTTTGCAAGTTCCTCACCCCCTTTTTTGGTTTTTTTTGTATGATATTAATTTCTTTTTTGGTCAGATTTTCACCTCTTTGGCACTTTTTTATTGCTTAGATTAATTGTGTATCACTGAATCAAATAAGGCATAATAAATAATTATCATAAATTGATCATGCCTTGAGAAATTGTCTTTGAATGTCAGTATTGTTTTTGTTGTTCACAATATAAAACAAATTCCCCAATTAAATGGGGGACTGTTATCACTAAATACCATGGAAGTAAAAAACAGTAACTCATGATTCTTTTATTATAAGGAATATTTTAATGATAATTAAAAAAAAATCAGTTAATTCGAATGTGAACAAGTTAAATCCTTGAAATATTTCAGGTAAATTTGGAAACTAATATTTTTTAAACGGAACCTAAGATAATTTATGGTATATGAAATGTTATTATAAAAATAAATTAAAGGACATATGGATTGTAAACTAGTCTTCGCAAGCCCAAAATGATTAAAAACCTATTTTTTATAGTTATGCTTTTTTTGCCCAATGTTAGTTTACGGAGAAGATCTCCCAAACCCCCACCAGTCAACACATCCATTACTAAATCTCCAAAGGTAGGATTTGGAATATTTAAGCTGGTTTCAAGGAATTTTTTAAGGTTTAGACGTCTTAAAGACGCTATTAATAAACTGGTGATAATTAAAAGGAACAACACCATCAAAAACACGCTCCAAATTCCCCAGTTATGGAAATTTGCAATATTCATTCCCAGGAATGTATATAATATTCCTAAACCTACTCCAAATGAATGGTTTCCCACTTCGCCCATCATGATCTTTCCCTGATAATCAAGGGGAGCATATCCAATACAGGCAGCTAAAAGGATCAGTGCGGGGAAATACAGATTTCCAGTGGTAAAGTAGAGTAATAATGCCATAACAGAGCTCATTATAATCACAGTGGACGCTGCAGTTCCGGGTTGCATGTCAGCGATGTTCATTGGTTGTATCATTAGGGCGATGACGATTGAAACAGGACCAAAGTAGAAATATCCCACTACCATAACCAGAAGCATCCCAATACCCCGGGAAAGCTGACCAATTTCTAGTGGGAGGTTTTTAATTTTTTTCCTACCAATCAAATCATCCATAAATGCGAATATCCCTATTATTCCTATTAGATAGTTTCCAGGCGGTGGGAAAAATAACAAAAGTACTATAAATGGAGCCATTCCAACTGCTCTGGGTGTCCCCCCTCGAATATGGGTGTAAAGGTTACCTCCTAGGTGAGAAAATAGTTTTCGAAAGATTAAAGTCAAGATACAGGAGATGAGAAATGCCATTGTTAACATTACAATTCCATTTATGTTCATTTCCCAGATGTTCATTTTGATGTGTCTCCTGCAAATTATTCATTCATCCTGCTGAAATCTTACTTTAGTGCGTACCTCAACAAAGCTGCCAACCCTCCAAGAGCACTTAACTGTTTTCCCCCGTCATGTTCACTGCTTATGACCATTACTTTACCCCCTAAATTCTCAGTCATGTCCATGATCCTTTCTACATCTTTTTTGCGGAGTAATTCATCTATAACCAGTAATTCTTCAATGGCACCAGCTTCAGCAGCAGTTTTAACTTCATTTTTACCATACGCCACCAAATTGGAAGTTTTCCCGATTTCTTCCAGGATTTTGGCCATCATCCTAACTTCCAGGGCTATGCGTCCTTCAGTTGCCATTTCTTCTAAAATCCCTTTCTGCAACACTTCATGAATCCCTGAGCGTCCCCCAGCGCCGGTGCTTTCTAAACGGGATATATTTGCTAGGTCTTGATATTTTTGGCTTATAAATTGGTAAAAATCGTTTTTACCGAACCCGGGTCCGGCAATGACAATCCCTTTTATCCCTTCAAACTTATTGATGGACTGGACTATTGCCTCATAAAAGTTGTTTATGATCTGTTGCCGGTTTTTCTGCAACACTCTTTTCCCGGATATCCCCCCGATGATGGGCCCGTAAAATTCAACACCATACTGGCGCAAAATTCCCATATCAGCATTATCATCCTCAATCACCACTACCAGAGCTTTAGGTACTTTAGATGAATCTATAGCTTCTTTAATCCTTTTTCGGTGCCACCTGGACCATTTTTCCTTCTGTATTCTTACGGGGGTGCTAAGTTTCAAATCCAGGGTGTGATGGGAGCCCAGGGAAACCAGATCTTCTGGACCCTTTTTGATAACACCTTTAGCCCGTAATTTTCCGGTGTACTTATGAAAATTAATGCTTTCCACGCGTATTCCCATGAAAAATGTTTTTTTGATTCCTCTGTCACTGCGCAGACGTTCTCCAGTGGTGTCCTGTATGCGGCGGGTGGTTCTGGATGAGACCAGATCTCCAGGTTCTATTAAATGGGAAAGATGCCACAGATCATCCAGAGTTTCAGGGAACAACTCTATAATTCCTCTTTTAGCATCTTGATGAACTATTCGCATGATAAAACCTTTATTTTAATTTATAAATCGTTCTGTTGATTTAATGATGATGATTTTAACTAAAATATATGGGGGTGATGTTTTTTACACAATGTTTCACGTATTTATTGTTAAATCTTTTTTTCACATGCCTTACTTTCTATTACATGACTCATAAGTTTTATCTCAATAATCATAACTTTTAAATAAAATGTATTACAAAGTGATGTTTGGTGATTATGGATGGAAAAACAGTTAGAAACCAAAATAAAAAAAACTTTAGAAAACGTTAAACCGTGGCAAAGAGTCCCCACTTCCTTAGATGGGGTCTTTCTGATAAAGGCACCTACGAGAGGAGATCAAGAGAGTATAATGGTCGAAATAAACCCTCTAGATGAGTTTGGACGTCCTATAAAAAGGAGGGGGATTTTTTTGCAGCATAAAATTCAATTAGAAAGGTTTTTAGAAGTTATGCAGGAGTCTCGTCTCATGGACTTTTTAGATACACTGGATGCCATGGCTGGAAGTAGCAAAAACGAGAACGTGGGAACACTGGAGATATGAAGAATATGGCATGAACTGAAAGATCGTACTGAATATTAAAATCTGGATATTAGAATAAATCCGGATTATGGGATAAATAATATATCCATCTGTTTCTATAGTTAACTCCATGCAGGTAGCAGTTATTGGTGGAACCCGTGGACTGGGAAATTGGATGGCCAACTTCCTTAAAAAGAAAGGGTGCCAGGTTACCATCACTGGTAGAAATTCTTTAATGGGGGAAACCATTGCTAACAAAATGGGGGCCAGTTACACTTCCAATAATGTTGAAGCTGCCATAAATGCGGAAATAGTGATATTAGCTGTTCCAATAGAGGTTACTGTTAAAACCATAAAGGAAGTGGCCCCTCATATGCAGGAAGGATCTTTACTGGTGGATGTGACCTCTGTGAAGGAAAAACCAGCAAAGATCATGTACCAACACGCCCCAGAAGGTGTGGAAGTACTCCCCACCCATCCCATGTTCGGACCCAGGATCAGATCCCTGGACGGGCAAGTGGTTGTCCTCACACCTCAGGAAAAAGGAAAATGGTACTCTAAAGTGGTCAATTTTCTTGAAAAAGAACAGGCAAGGGTTTTAGTGACCAAACCAGAATTTCACGATCGGATGATGAGTATTGTTCAGGGGTTAACCCATTTTGCCTACATATCCATTGCCAGCACCATTGAAAAGATGCAGGTCGATATTAAAGAATCCCGCAAGTTTGCCAGCCCCATTTACAGTCTCATGCTGGACATGATAGCCCGTATTGTTGCCCAAAACCCTTACCTGTGCTATTCTATCCAAACACAGAACCGCTACATCCCTGAAGTCCATGAAACATTCCTGGAAACCTTTCAGGATCTCAAATCTATGATCAACCAGGAAAACCAGGCAGAATTTGTGAAATCCATGAGTGATGCTGCTAAGCACTTAAATGATCTTGAAGCCGCTCTGGGAAGATCAGATAAGGCCATATCTGCCCTGAGTGCAGAGGTAACCACCCTCAAAAATTCTCTGGGAAAGGAAGTAGGTTTGCGCCACATGTACTCTGGAAAAGTTCACATTGGTGTTTTAGATTCGTTGTCTCCTGATTTTCTCACATTAAAAGAGAATAATAAAGTCACAACCCTTAAAATTTCTAACATCGAAATTTTAAGTTATGAACAACTACAATCCTGGAAAATGAACAATCTTCCAACAAAGACCTTTGATGTTTCGGTTGTTTTACCGGAAAGATCCCAACCAGAAATAATATCACGTACCATTAATTCTCTGGAAGGTATGGTTGCATCTGAGGTTAAAGATGTTTATCAGGGCAAACAAATTCCAGAAGGGTTTAAAAGCATTACCTTCAGCTGCCAGGTGATTTCTATCACTTTAAAAAAGAAAGTGGAGGAATTACTAGTGGGTTTTGGTGGCATAATCCGTTAATTCTATTTTTTATCTTCTTTTCATGTTCATAAAATTATTCTTACCGAAACATTTATATACTATGATTTACAATGTTAAAGTAACATAAGTTAACTAAATACAAAAACGATTTTTATTTATTTTTTAATACATCTATGGTTTTAATTTAGAATATAAAAAAATTTATAGGGGGATTTATCATGAAAAGTGAAGATATGAAACTAAAAGTAGCAGAAGCATTTTCTCAATCTGATGTCGGCAGATCCATAGCCAGAATAGACCCGGCATGCATGGAAAAGCTCGATCTTTTGGATGGGGACATGATTGAAATAGAAGGTAGAAAACTTACAACCACCACTGTGGCTTCATCCCAATCTGACATAGGACTGGGTATCATAAGAATCGACGGATACATCCGTAAAAACGCAGGAACATCCCTGGGAGAGGAAGTGACTGTGAAAAAAGCCCAGGTTAAAGAAGCACAAAAGGTGGTGTTGGCACCGGTGGATCAAAAAATCATGATACGTGGTGATGTGCGGGGTGCCTTCCAAGGAAGAGTGCTGTCCAAGGGAGATATTATAGTAACTGGAATCAGGCAACAACAGCAAACCGCCATGCGAGGAAGTTTATTCGACGAATTCTTCCGAGAAACCATGAGTGATGTCAGCCCCATGGGTGAACTGAAACTAGCAGTGGTAGCTACTAAACCTGCGGGAGCAGTTAAAATCACTGAAATGACCGATGTGGAAGTTCAAACCGAACCAGTGGACGTATCCAAACTGGAAGGAGTGAAAACCCTGGTGGATGTCACCTACGAAGACATTGGTGGACTCAAAGAAGAAGTTAAAAAAGTCAGGGAAATGATTGAAATCCCCCTGAAACGCCCAGAACTCTTCGAAAGACTGGGAATATCGCCACCCAAAGGAGTCCTGATGCACGGACCCCCAGGTACAGGCAAAACTCTCCTGGCCAAGGCAGTGGCCAATGAAAGTGACGCTCACTTCATCGCCATACAGGGTCCGGAAATCATGAGCAAATACGTGGGTGGATCAGAAGAAAGACTACGTGAATTCTTCGAAGAAGCAGAAGAAAACGCACCATCTATAGTATTCATTGACGAAATTGATGCCATAGCTCCTAAAAGAGAGGAAGTATCTGGAGAAACCGAAAGACGTGTTGTAGCCCAACTTTTAACCTTAATGGATGGTCTTAAAACCAGAGGCCAAGTAGTGGTTATCGGTGCCACCAACCGACCCGATGCCCTGGACGCAGCACTGCGCCGACCAGGAAGATTCGACCGGGAAATAGAAATAGGAGTACCAGATAAAGATGGACGCCAGGAAGTACTTGAAATTCACACCAGAGGAATGCCTCTAGATGAAAAAGTAGACCTGGATGAAATAGCCGACACTACCCACGGTTTTGTAGGGGCAGACCTGGAAATGCTTTGTAAAGAAGCAGCCATGCGAGTCCTCAGGCGTGTCTTACCTGATATCAAGGCTGATGAGGAAATACCCAAAGAAACCCTTAAAAAAATGATCATCCAAAAATCCGACTTCAAAGAAGCTTTAAAAGAAATACAACCATCCGCACTCCGCGAAGTCCTGGTACAAGTACCGGATATTAAATGGGACGACATTGGAGGTTTAGAAAACGCTAAACAGGAACTGAAAGAGGCAGTGGAATGGCCGCTCAAGTATCCGGAGAGCTTTGAAAAGTTCGGAGTCACACCACCCAA is drawn from Methanobacterium petrolearium and contains these coding sequences:
- a CDS encoding cell wall biosynthesis protein, with the translated sequence MNIWEMNINGIVMLTMAFLISCILTLIFRKLFSHLGGNLYTHIRGGTPRAVGMAPFIVLLLFFPPPGNYLIGIIGIFAFMDDLIGRKKIKNLPLEIGQLSRGIGMLLVMVVGYFYFGPVSIVIALMIQPMNIADMQPGTAASTVIIMSSVMALLLYFTTGNLYFPALILLAACIGYAPLDYQGKIMMGEVGNHSFGVGLGILYTFLGMNIANFHNWGIWSVFLMVLFLLIITSLLIASLRRLNLKKFLETSLNIPNPTFGDLVMDVLTGGGLGDLLRKLTLGKKSITIKNRFLIILGLRRLVYNPYVL
- a CDS encoding mRNA surveillance protein pelota: MRIVHQDAKRGIIELFPETLDDLWHLSHLIEPGDLVSSRTTRRIQDTTGERLRSDRGIKKTFFMGIRVESINFHKYTGKLRAKGVIKKGPEDLVSLGSHHTLDLKLSTPVRIQKEKWSRWHRKRIKEAIDSSKVPKALVVVIEDDNADMGILRQYGVEFYGPIIGGISGKRVLQKNRQQIINNFYEAIVQSINKFEGIKGIVIAGPGFGKNDFYQFISQKYQDLANISRLESTGAGGRSGIHEVLQKGILEEMATEGRIALEVRMMAKILEEIGKTSNLVAYGKNEVKTAAEAGAIEELLVIDELLRKKDVERIMDMTENLGGKVMVISSEHDGGKQLSALGGLAALLRYALK
- a CDS encoding prephenate dehydrogenase; this encodes MQVAVIGGTRGLGNWMANFLKKKGCQVTITGRNSLMGETIANKMGASYTSNNVEAAINAEIVILAVPIEVTVKTIKEVAPHMQEGSLLVDVTSVKEKPAKIMYQHAPEGVEVLPTHPMFGPRIRSLDGQVVVLTPQEKGKWYSKVVNFLEKEQARVLVTKPEFHDRMMSIVQGLTHFAYISIASTIEKMQVDIKESRKFASPIYSLMLDMIARIVAQNPYLCYSIQTQNRYIPEVHETFLETFQDLKSMINQENQAEFVKSMSDAAKHLNDLEAALGRSDKAISALSAEVTTLKNSLGKEVGLRHMYSGKVHIGVLDSLSPDFLTLKENNKVTTLKISNIEILSYEQLQSWKMNNLPTKTFDVSVVLPERSQPEIISRTINSLEGMVASEVKDVYQGKQIPEGFKSITFSCQVISITLKKKVEELLVGFGGIIR
- a CDS encoding CDC48 family AAA ATPase → MKSEDMKLKVAEAFSQSDVGRSIARIDPACMEKLDLLDGDMIEIEGRKLTTTTVASSQSDIGLGIIRIDGYIRKNAGTSLGEEVTVKKAQVKEAQKVVLAPVDQKIMIRGDVRGAFQGRVLSKGDIIVTGIRQQQQTAMRGSLFDEFFRETMSDVSPMGELKLAVVATKPAGAVKITEMTDVEVQTEPVDVSKLEGVKTLVDVTYEDIGGLKEEVKKVREMIEIPLKRPELFERLGISPPKGVLMHGPPGTGKTLLAKAVANESDAHFIAIQGPEIMSKYVGGSEERLREFFEEAEENAPSIVFIDEIDAIAPKREEVSGETERRVVAQLLTLMDGLKTRGQVVVIGATNRPDALDAALRRPGRFDREIEIGVPDKDGRQEVLEIHTRGMPLDEKVDLDEIADTTHGFVGADLEMLCKEAAMRVLRRVLPDIKADEEIPKETLKKMIIQKSDFKEALKEIQPSALREVLVQVPDIKWDDIGGLENAKQELKEAVEWPLKYPESFEKFGVTPPKGVLVYGPPGTGKTLLAKAVANESKANFIAVKGPELLSKWVGESEKGVREIFRKARQTAPTVIFFDEIDSIASARSGVSSDSGVTQRVVNQLLTEIDGLEELQDVAVIAATNRVDIMDPALLRPGRFDRHVKVDDPDEKARLEIFKVHTKNMPLADDVDLEYLAKNTEKYVGADIEAVCREAVMLTLREDLKAESVKMKQFKEAMKKVKTEEKVDMVQYH